The window CTGAAGATCGTGAACGAGGAGCTCGTCACGATCCTCGGCGGCGAGACCCGGCGTCTGCGCTTCGCCAAGCAGCCCCCCACCGTCATCATGCTGGCGGGTCTGCAGGGTGCCGGTAAGACCACCCTCGCGGGCAAGCTCGGCTACTGGCTGAAGGAGCAGGGGCACTCCCCGCTGCTCGTCGCCGCCGACCTCCAGCGTCCGAACGCCGTGAATCAGCTCAGCGTCGTGGCCGAGCGCGCCGGTGTGGCCGTGTACGCGCCGGAGCCGGGCAATGGCGTCGGTGACCCGGTCAAGGTCGCCAAGGACTCCATCGACTTCGCGAAGTCCCGGGTCCACGACATCGTGATCGTCGACACCGCCGGCCGGCTCGGTATCGATCAGGACATGATGCAGCAGGCCGCTGACATCAGGGACGCCGTCAGCCCCGACGAGATCCTCTTCGTCGTCGACGCGATGATCGGTCAGGACGCGGTCAACACCGCCGAGGCCTTCCGCGACGGCGTCGGCTTCGACGGCGTGGTGCTCTCCAAGCTCGACGGTGACGCCCGCGGTGGTGCCGCCCTGTCGATCCGCCAGGTCACCGGCAAGCCGATCATGTTCGCGTCGAACGGCGAGAAGCTCGACGACTTCGACGCCTTCCACCCGGACCGGATGGCCTCCCGCATCCTCGACATGGGTGACCTGCTCACCCTGATCGAGCAGGCGGAGAAGACCTTCGACCAGGCCGAAGCCCAGAAGATGGCCGAGAAGCTGGCCTCCAAGAAGGGCCAGGACTTCACCCTCGACGACTTCCTGTCCCAGATGGAACAGGTCAGGAAGATGGGCAGCATCAGCAAGCTGCTCGGCATGCTGCCCGGCATGGGGCAGATGAAGGACCAGATCAACAGCCTCGACGAGCGGGACGTCGACCGCACCGCCGCGATCATCAAGTCGATGACCCCGGCCGAGCGCCAGGAGCCGACGATCATCAACGGCTCGCGCCGTGCCCGTATCGCCAAGGGCTCCGGTGTCGACGTCAGCGCGGTGAAGAACCTGGTCGAGCGGTTCTTCGAGGCCCGCAAGATGATGTCCCGCATGGCCCAGGGCGGCGGTATGCCGGGCATGCCGGGGATGCCGGGCATGGGCGGCGGTCCCGGCCGTTCGAAGAAGCAGCCCAAGAAGGCCAAGGGCAAGCAGCGCTCCGGCAACCCGATGAAGCGCAAGCAGCAGGAGCAGGAGGAGGCCGCCCGCCGCGCGGCCGCGGCCCAGAACGGCGGCGCCTTCGGTCTGCCGGGCCAGCAGGGCGGCCAGGACTTCGAGCTGCCGGACGAGTTCAAGAAGTTCATGGGCTGAGTTCCGTATACGGCGATGAGGGCGTCCCTGTTCCACGGGGGCGCCCTCGGCGCATGCTGGGGTGCCGGTGTCCGGGGCGTGTCGTAACGTCCCGATATGACCAACCCCGCGCCGCCGCGTAAGTCGCCGGATCAGCCCTGGCGGACCGAGGGCACCCCGGAGGAGCCGCCGAAGCCGTCGCGGGGCGGGCGCAGGCCTCGGGGCGGCTGGTGGGGGCTGATCGTCGCCGCGCTGGTCGTGTATCTGATCGCCAACGTGGTGCTGTCTTTCTTCAATGACGGCGACGAGCCGACGATCTCGTACACGGAGTTCACCAAGCAGGTCGACAACGCCAACGTCTCCAAGATCTACGCCAAGGGCGATGCGATCCAGGGCCAGCTGAAGAAGGAGCAGGACGACCCCGAGGGCGACGGGAAGTACACCAAGTTCAAGACGGAGCGGCCGACCTTCGCGGACGACCAGCTCTGGGAGGACCTGACCGAGAACAACGTGACCGTGACGGCGGAGCCGGTCGTCCAGCAGCGCAGCTTCCTGTCGAACCTGCTGATCGCGCTGGCGCCGATGCTGCTGCTGGTCGTCCTGTGGATCTTCATCGCACGGCGGATGCGCGCGGGGATGGGCGGCGCGGGCGGGATGTTGGGCCGTAAGGCGCCGCCGAAGCCGGTGGAGCTGGAGCCGGGGCAGAAGCGCACGACGTTCGCGGACGTGGCCGGGATCGACGAGGTCGCCGGCGAGCTCAATGACGTCGTGGACTTCCTGAAGAACCCCGACGCCTATCGCCGGATGGGCGCCAAGATGCCCCGGGGCGTGCTGCTGGCGGGTCCGCCCGGTACCGGCAAGACGCTGCTGGCGCGGGCGGTGGCGGGGGAGGCGGGGGTGCCGTTCTTCTCGGCGTCGGCGTCCGAGTTCATCGAGATGATCGTGGGTGTCGGTGCTTCACGCGTGCGTGAGCTGTTCGCGGAGGCGCGCAAGGTGGCGCCGTCGATCATCTTCATCGACGAGATCGACACCATCGGGCGGGTCCGGGGCGGCGGGGCCGGCATGGGCGGGCATGACGAGCGCGAGCAGACCCTGAACCAGATCCTGACGGAGATGGACGGTTTCTCGGGCTCGGAGGGCGTGATCGTGGTCGCGGCCACCAACCGCGCGGATGTGCTCGACCCGGCGCTGACGCGGCCGGGGCGCTTCGACCGGGTGGTCATGGTCTCGCCCCCGGACCGGGGTGGCCGTAAGGCGATCCTGGAGATCCACACCCGGGAGATCCCGCTCTCCGAGGACGTCGACCTCGGCCAGGTCGCCCGTACAACGCCGGGCATGACCGGCGCGGAGCTGGCCAACCTCGCCAACGAGGCCGCGCTGCTCGCGGTCAAGCGGCAACAGGAGCGGGTGACCCAGGGCGATCTGTCGGAGGCGCTGGAGAAGGTCCAACTCGGCGCCGAACGGCCGCTGGTGATGCCCGAGGAGGAGCGGCGCAGAACGGCGTACCACGAGAGCGGGCACGCCCTGCTCGGCATGCTGCAGCCGGGCGCCGACCCGGTCCGCAAGATCACCATCGTGCCGCGCGGCCGGGCGCTGGGCGTGACGCTGTCGACGCCGGAGGCGGACAAGTACGCCTACACCGAGGAGTACTTGCGCGGCCGGATCATCGGCGCGCTCGGCGGGATGGCGGCCGAGCAGGTGGTCTACGGGGTGGTCACCACCGGCTCGGAGAGCGACCTGGAGCAGGTCACCAACATCGCGCGCGGGATGGTCGCGCGCTGGGGCATGAGCGAGCGGGTGGGCCGCCTGTCGGCCCTGCCGAACGACGCCCAGCAGGCTTATGGACTCGCGGCGGCCCCGCAGACCCTGGATGTGATCGAGGGCGAGATGCGGCGGATCGTCGACGAGTGCTACGAGGAGGCCTGCCGCAAGCTGCGCGATCACCTGGGCCAACTGGACGCGCTGGCGGAGGCGTTGCTGGCGAGCGAGACGCTGGAGGAGGTGGACGCGTACCGGATCGCGGGGGTCACGCGGCTGAGGAAGGAGGAGGGGTAGGCACCTTTGCCGGGAGGCCCACCCCTCGAGGCTTGCTCAGGGGACGCGGGCGATCAGGTACCGGAAGACATTCGGCATCCACACGGTCCCGTCGAGCCGTTGATACGGATGCAGCGCCTCCGTCAGCTCCTTGTCCACCTGCGCCGGGTCGGTCGCGGAGATCGCCGCGTCGAAGAGCCCCGTCGACAGCAGTCCTCGTACGGCGCTGTCGACGTCGGCGTATCCGAAGGGGCACGCCACCCGTCCGGAGCCGTCGGGGCGCAGTCCTGAGCGCTGGGCGACCTCCTCCAGGTCGTCGCGAAGGGCGGGGCGCCAACTGCCCGCGCTGCGCAGCGGATCGGCCAGTTTGGTGGCCACGCGCAGCACGGACGACGTGGTGCAGCGTTCCGGCGGACCCCAGCCGGCCAGCACCACGGGCGCCCCCCGCTCGGCGAGTTGCTTCGCCCCTTGAAGCAGTTCGCCGAGTCCCTCCGAGTCGCCCGCGAGGCACCCGATGGGCTCGAAAGCGGTCACCAGGCTGTACGCGGGCGTCTCCGCGTCGGCCGCGCCCCCGGGGGAGCCGTCCGTGAGCCGGATGCCGGCACGCGCGCGTACGCCCCACGGCTCGGGCAGCAGCCGCTGCCGGGCCAGAGCGAGCCGTTCGGGGCGGGAGGGTTCGACACCGGTGACGGCTGCTCCTCGGGAGGCCGCCATCAGCAGGGCGAGCCCGGAACCGCAGCCGAGGCCCAACAGCCGGGTGCCGGAGCCCACTTCGAGCCGCTCGTAGACGGCCTCGTAGAGCGGTACCAGCATCCGCTCCTGGATCTCGGACCAGTCACGCGCGCGTGCCCACAGGTTCACACGGGGCGTGGGTCCCGTGTGAGACAGGTGTTGCCGCACGAGCGTAGGTGTCATCGAAAGCGCCCCAATCCGCCGAGAGTTGCCGCTGTGCCCGTTTCCTGAGCCCCCGTGACGTGCGCTAGCTCTCCCCCCGTATGCCAGGAAACTCCGCCCTCGACCCGGCGTCCAGGGGTCGTCGGGCCCTGCTTGTGGCTGGGCCGTGCCTGTGGCGAGAATTCACATTCCGGCAACGTGGGCCCGTACCATCGCGCCATGGCAAAAGCACCCGTACTCACACCGCGGGCGGACGATTTCCCGCGCTGGTACCAGGATCTGATCAACAAGGCCGAGCTGGCCGACAACGGGCCGGTGCGCGGCACGATGGTGATCCGACCGTACGGGTACGGACTGTGGGAGCGGATGCAGGCGGAGATGGACGCCCGCATCAAGGAGACGGGCACCCAGAACGCGTATTTCCCGCTGCTGATCCCGCAGTCGTACTTCGCGAAGGAGGCCGACCACGTCGAGGGCTTCGCGCCCGAGCTGGCGGTGGTCACGCACGGCGGGGGCAAGGAACTCGAGGAACCCGCGGTCGTCCGGCCCACCTCCGAGATGATCATCAACGACTACTTCTCGAAGTGGGTGCAGAGCTACCGCGATCTGCCGCTGCTGATCAACCAGTGGGCGAACGTGGTCCGTTGGGAGCTGCGGCCCCGGCTGTTCCTTCGTACGACCGAATTCCTGTGGCAGGAGGGCCACACCGCGCACGCCACCCATGAGGAGGCGCGCGACTTCGCCGCGCACATCCAGAGCGAGGTCTACGGCGACTTCCTGCGCAACGTCCTCGCGATGGACTTCGTCTCGGGTCGGAAGACCGTCAAGGAGCGCTTCGCGGGGGCCATCAACACCCTCACGCTCGAAAGCATGATGGGCGACGGCAAGGCCCTCCAGATGGTCACCAGCCATGAGCTGGGCCAGAACTTCGCCAAGGCCTTCAACACCTCGTATCTGTCGAAGGACGGCAAGCAGGAGCTGGTCTGGCAGACCTCGTGGGGTTCGACGACCCGCATGATCGGTGCCCTGGTGATGACTCACGGGGATGACAACGGCCTGCGGGTCCCGCCGCGGCTCGCGCAGATCCAGGTCGTCGTCCTCGCGATCAAGGGCGATGAGGCAGTTCTGGCCAAGGTCCGCGAGATCGGCGACCGGCTGAAGGCGGCGGGCATCCGGGTGCAGGTCGACGACCGTACGGACACCCCCTTCGGGCGGCGCGCGGTCGACTGGGAGCTCAAGGGCGTGCCGGTACGGATCGAGATCGGGCCCCGCGACCTGGAGAACGGCACCGCGATGCTCGCGCGCCGGATTCCGGGCGGCAAGGAGCCGGTGGGCGTCGAGTCCCTGGTAGAGCTGCTGCCCGGGATCCTGGAGGAGGACCAGGCGCTGCTGCTGGAGCAGTCCCGAGCGCGGCGCGAGTCGCGTACGACCGAGGTGTCGACCATCGAGGAGGCCGTCGAGGCGGCCGCCGACGGCTGGGCGCGCATTCCGTGGGCGGTGCTCGGCGAGGCGGGCGAGACCAAGCTCGCCGAGCGCTCGCTGACCGTACGGTGTCTGCTCGCCGAGGACGGGTCGGTGCCGGTGGACGAGGACGCGCCCGGTAACGTCGCGATCGTCGCGCGCGCTTACTGAGACGAGGCAGAAGGCGCGAGAGCGACCGAAAGGCCTCTTGCGCCTCTGCGGGACACTGCTTCCCCGCCGCGCGGAGACGGCATACGCGCGGGTGCGTACGTCAGACTACGCACCACCTTGTGGTGAGCTGCGAGGCTTCTCCGCAGATCAGCGCACCCGCCCTCGTCCGGACGCATCAGCGGCAACTGACGGGTACGTGCAAATTATTTGGGATGGCCCGGAATCGGAACACTGGGGCACCCCGGCTCGTTGTCATTACGTGAGCACGACACAGACACCACCTGTTCTCGCCGCAGAACTGGCGCAGGCGTGGGCCGATATTCAGCGGCACCACCCCGA of the Streptomyces sp. NBC_00287 genome contains:
- a CDS encoding SAM-dependent methyltransferase, producing MTPTLVRQHLSHTGPTPRVNLWARARDWSEIQERMLVPLYEAVYERLEVGSGTRLLGLGCGSGLALLMAASRGAAVTGVEPSRPERLALARQRLLPEPWGVRARAGIRLTDGSPGGAADAETPAYSLVTAFEPIGCLAGDSEGLGELLQGAKQLAERGAPVVLAGWGPPERCTTSSVLRVATKLADPLRSAGSWRPALRDDLEEVAQRSGLRPDGSGRVACPFGYADVDSAVRGLLSTGLFDAAISATDPAQVDKELTEALHPYQRLDGTVWMPNVFRYLIARVP
- the ftsH gene encoding ATP-dependent zinc metalloprotease FtsH; amino-acid sequence: MTNPAPPRKSPDQPWRTEGTPEEPPKPSRGGRRPRGGWWGLIVAALVVYLIANVVLSFFNDGDEPTISYTEFTKQVDNANVSKIYAKGDAIQGQLKKEQDDPEGDGKYTKFKTERPTFADDQLWEDLTENNVTVTAEPVVQQRSFLSNLLIALAPMLLLVVLWIFIARRMRAGMGGAGGMLGRKAPPKPVELEPGQKRTTFADVAGIDEVAGELNDVVDFLKNPDAYRRMGAKMPRGVLLAGPPGTGKTLLARAVAGEAGVPFFSASASEFIEMIVGVGASRVRELFAEARKVAPSIIFIDEIDTIGRVRGGGAGMGGHDEREQTLNQILTEMDGFSGSEGVIVVAATNRADVLDPALTRPGRFDRVVMVSPPDRGGRKAILEIHTREIPLSEDVDLGQVARTTPGMTGAELANLANEAALLAVKRQQERVTQGDLSEALEKVQLGAERPLVMPEEERRRTAYHESGHALLGMLQPGADPVRKITIVPRGRALGVTLSTPEADKYAYTEEYLRGRIIGALGGMAAEQVVYGVVTTGSESDLEQVTNIARGMVARWGMSERVGRLSALPNDAQQAYGLAAAPQTLDVIEGEMRRIVDECYEEACRKLRDHLGQLDALAEALLASETLEEVDAYRIAGVTRLRKEEG
- the ffh gene encoding signal recognition particle protein, coding for MFDTLSDRLSATFKNLRGKGRLSEADIDATAREIRIALLEADVALPVVRTFIKSVKERSLGAEVSKALNPAQQVLKIVNEELVTILGGETRRLRFAKQPPTVIMLAGLQGAGKTTLAGKLGYWLKEQGHSPLLVAADLQRPNAVNQLSVVAERAGVAVYAPEPGNGVGDPVKVAKDSIDFAKSRVHDIVIVDTAGRLGIDQDMMQQAADIRDAVSPDEILFVVDAMIGQDAVNTAEAFRDGVGFDGVVLSKLDGDARGGAALSIRQVTGKPIMFASNGEKLDDFDAFHPDRMASRILDMGDLLTLIEQAEKTFDQAEAQKMAEKLASKKGQDFTLDDFLSQMEQVRKMGSISKLLGMLPGMGQMKDQINSLDERDVDRTAAIIKSMTPAERQEPTIINGSRRARIAKGSGVDVSAVKNLVERFFEARKMMSRMAQGGGMPGMPGMPGMGGGPGRSKKQPKKAKGKQRSGNPMKRKQQEQEEAARRAAAAQNGGAFGLPGQQGGQDFELPDEFKKFMG
- the proS gene encoding proline--tRNA ligase, translated to MAKAPVLTPRADDFPRWYQDLINKAELADNGPVRGTMVIRPYGYGLWERMQAEMDARIKETGTQNAYFPLLIPQSYFAKEADHVEGFAPELAVVTHGGGKELEEPAVVRPTSEMIINDYFSKWVQSYRDLPLLINQWANVVRWELRPRLFLRTTEFLWQEGHTAHATHEEARDFAAHIQSEVYGDFLRNVLAMDFVSGRKTVKERFAGAINTLTLESMMGDGKALQMVTSHELGQNFAKAFNTSYLSKDGKQELVWQTSWGSTTRMIGALVMTHGDDNGLRVPPRLAQIQVVVLAIKGDEAVLAKVREIGDRLKAAGIRVQVDDRTDTPFGRRAVDWELKGVPVRIEIGPRDLENGTAMLARRIPGGKEPVGVESLVELLPGILEEDQALLLEQSRARRESRTTEVSTIEEAVEAAADGWARIPWAVLGEAGETKLAERSLTVRCLLAEDGSVPVDEDAPGNVAIVARAY